CGTGGCTGCCGTACGCGGGGGTCGGAGGCGCCGTTGTCTGTTGTCTCGCCATCGAGTTACTCGGCGGAGCAGTGATACTCGGTGGCATCGCGGCTGCAGTCGGCCTCTCGACCGGGCTGACGTATCTCCTCGCCGTCGGTCTCGGTGGAATGCTCGCGGGACTGCTGGCGATCAGCTACCATCGGATAGAGGGGGTGAGCCATGGCACCCTCGGGTGACGGCTCCGCCTGGGGCCTCCTCGGAGTCGCCGGTGCGATAAGCCTCTGTTGTATCGGCCTTGCGACCCTCGCCGGTGGTGCCGCCGTCGCTGGCGGGACAGCTGCTGGCGCGACGGCTGCGAGGGGTACTTCCGGTGGGTTGGGTGGCATCCTCGCGACTGTGTTCGCGACAGCGTTGCCACTGCTCGTCATCGGAGTCATTGTTCGCCGACGGGGATACCACGGATGACGGGAAGGAACAACTGTCCGGTCTGCGGAGAGAGCTTCCCGAGAGAAACCAGTACCCGTGACCACGCGTGGGACGTTCACGGCGTCTGCCACCACTGCGGGGCCTCATTCGAGGACCGAGCGGTGCTGTATACCCATTGGTTGGAGGCCCATGAGGACGACCTCACGGCGGAAGACCGCAAGCGGGCCGAATCCAAGGTCGGTGACGGGACCGTCTGTCCGGTCTGCGACCAGCGATTTGCGAGCGAGACGGCCGTCCACGACCACACGTGGAACGCACACGGGGCATGCCACGTCTGTGGTGCGGACTTCGACACCCAGAACGCATTGTTCACCCACCAGCTGGCCGTTCACGCCGAGGCATTGTCCCGGGAGACCCGTGACCGGCTCGAGGAGGCGGTCGGCCCGCTCACGTTCGGGAACCGGCTGGCCCACCAGGGTCCCATCGATGCTGTAACGAATACTAGACTTAGCCGGCGGAAACTCCTCGCCGGTGGGGCCATCGCCACCGCCGGACTCGGCGGCGTCGCTGCAGATAGCTTGCTCGGATCGTCTGCCAGTTCTGTATCGCCGGAGCGTGGGGGGACGAGTCCCGGGGCGACCGCGGCCCCTGCCACGTTCACCACCGTCGACGGCGAGGAGAAACAACTGGCCGACTACCGGGGCCAGAAAGTGATGTTCTGGGTCTTCGCCACGTGGTGTCCGTCGTGTAAAGAGGGCGCACGAGCACTCCAGGCGAACAAGGACAAGTTACAAGACGTGACCTTCC
Above is a window of Halorussus vallis DNA encoding:
- a CDS encoding DUF3105 domain-containing protein yields the protein MTGRNNCPVCGESFPRETSTRDHAWDVHGVCHHCGASFEDRAVLYTHWLEAHEDDLTAEDRKRAESKVGDGTVCPVCDQRFASETAVHDHTWNAHGACHVCGADFDTQNALFTHQLAVHAEALSRETRDRLEEAVGPLTFGNRLAHQGPIDAVTNTRLSRRKLLAGGAIATAGLGGVAADSLLGSSASSVSPERGGTSPGATAAPATFTTVDGEEKQLADYRGQKVMFWVFATWCPSCKEGARALQANKDKLQDVTFLGLKTDGNAGYDGPSVSEFAQQNAPELVDADNWVWGDLSAESTRVWNPQDRPDIFWLIDAEGTIQAKTAAPAARIDRIIQFAQAENPGGDRPGESIEIQPAEHIQQGANHPEYNSNPPTSGWHYSRPAEWGFYDQALPDERVVHNLEHGGIWITHKNVSDSTLSQLQQLATDYPKSVVITQRSENDAPLAVASWGQLMKLQSFDRERIVEFIEQNRNRSPEPIAGE